The Opitutales bacterium ASA1 genome window below encodes:
- a CDS encoding DNA-binding transcriptional regulator, producing MFSDAFFRGVSRFARENGWHLVTDMMHTGAYPRGWKGDGVVALVGYQADLIRHVQSSGVPCIAVPLSDDYVPFPVVRTDNVAIGRMAAEHLLERSYRSFAWAPFIGDRIGRERLHAFESRLADEGCLCHALPPAHRRIGGYWHDDWSEHRRALEAKLRQLPRATAVLASTDCMAAEIMDACGELGISVPDELAVLGVGNDEPLCESARVPISSVDVDMEEVAYRAADTLQRAMLGQTVPEVTELPPKRVVTRRSTDTCAVSNSHVARALSYIAEHFSEPTLSVAEVATAVRMSRRHLERSFRTETGCTMHEHIIKRRMQEASRLLCTHPRAKVADVAALVGVEGAVTFFRTFRRFFGESPREHRQNALLAAAGSGEVGEAKRESA from the coding sequence ATGTTCTCGGATGCGTTCTTCCGAGGCGTGTCGCGTTTTGCGCGGGAGAACGGATGGCATCTCGTGACGGACATGATGCACACCGGCGCGTATCCACGTGGTTGGAAAGGCGACGGGGTCGTCGCTCTTGTGGGCTACCAAGCCGACCTGATCCGCCACGTGCAGAGCTCCGGTGTTCCTTGCATCGCCGTGCCGTTGAGCGACGACTACGTCCCCTTCCCGGTCGTCAGGACGGACAATGTCGCGATCGGCCGCATGGCGGCGGAACATCTGTTGGAGCGTTCGTATCGAAGCTTCGCGTGGGCTCCGTTCATCGGCGACAGGATCGGCCGCGAACGCCTGCACGCCTTCGAGTCGCGCCTCGCGGATGAAGGGTGCTTGTGTCACGCGCTGCCGCCGGCGCATCGGCGGATCGGCGGCTACTGGCACGACGACTGGAGTGAACACCGCCGTGCCTTGGAGGCGAAGCTGCGACAGCTTCCACGAGCGACGGCCGTGCTGGCTTCGACCGATTGCATGGCCGCCGAGATCATGGACGCATGCGGCGAACTGGGCATCTCCGTACCTGACGAACTGGCCGTGCTCGGCGTCGGCAACGACGAGCCCTTGTGCGAGAGCGCGCGCGTGCCGATCTCGAGCGTCGACGTCGACATGGAGGAGGTCGCCTACCGCGCGGCGGATACGCTGCAACGGGCGATGCTTGGCCAGACGGTGCCGGAGGTGACCGAGCTGCCACCCAAGCGCGTCGTCACACGCCGGAGCACGGACACGTGCGCGGTGTCGAACTCGCACGTCGCCCGCGCTCTGAGCTACATCGCCGAACACTTCTCCGAGCCGACGTTGAGCGTCGCCGAAGTGGCGACCGCCGTGCGCATGTCGAGGCGCCACTTGGAAAGAAGCTTCCGGACCGAGACCGGGTGCACGATGCACGAGCACATCATCAAACGCCGCATGCAGGAGGCCTCACGGCTTCTCTGTACGCATCCTCGGGCGAAGGTGGCCGACGTGGCCGCGCTCGTCGGCGTGGAAGGTGCAGTCACGTTCTTCCGCACGTTTCGTCGCTTCTTCGGCGAGAGTCCGCGCGAGCACCGTCAAAACGCGCTGCTCGCGGCGGCCGGCTCCGGCGAAGTGGGAGAGGCGAAACGCGAGTCCGCGTGA
- a CDS encoding response regulator transcription factor, translated as MQKTPIPTKIRILLVDDHMVIRMGLMTAVGDTSDMEIVADVESGHEALEAYRRIRPDVVVLDLRMPGMDGIETIRALRDENPGARILVFSNYAKGEEVYQAMKAGASGFVVKEMALDRLLEAIRKIHGGAQYVPPEVAARVGERLLAQLSPREIDVLKQLAKGCSNKEIASLLGVVEGTVKIHVANILSKLGVSDRTQAVVAAVKRGIVHLD; from the coding sequence ATGCAGAAAACACCCATCCCCACGAAGATCCGCATCCTGCTCGTCGATGACCACATGGTCATCCGCATGGGCCTGATGACCGCAGTCGGTGATACCTCCGACATGGAAATCGTCGCCGACGTCGAGTCCGGCCACGAAGCCCTCGAGGCCTACCGCCGCATCCGCCCCGACGTGGTCGTGCTCGATCTGCGCATGCCCGGCATGGACGGCATCGAGACGATCCGAGCGCTGCGCGACGAGAACCCCGGTGCGCGCATCCTCGTCTTCAGCAACTACGCGAAAGGCGAAGAAGTCTACCAAGCGATGAAGGCCGGCGCCTCCGGATTCGTCGTGAAGGAGATGGCGCTCGATCGGCTGCTCGAAGCGATTCGCAAGATCCACGGCGGAGCGCAGTACGTGCCTCCCGAAGTGGCTGCGCGCGTCGGCGAACGCCTCCTCGCCCAACTGTCGCCGCGCGAAATCGACGTGCTCAAACAACTCGCCAAGGGATGCAGCAACAAGGAGATCGCCTCGCTCCTCGGCGTGGTCGAAGGCACGGTGAAGATCCACGTCGCCAACATCCTCTCCAAACTCGGCGTGTCCGATCGCACCCAAGCCGTCGTCGCCGCCGTGAAGCGCGGCATCGTCCACCTCGACTGA